The sequence below is a genomic window from Shinella zoogloeoides.
TCACCGCGCCAATATCCCTCAGCTCTCGAATCTCCCGATTCCGTCTCGTTATCGCCAGTTCCCTAAGCCGTGATGCCGAATGCCTGACACGCCTGTGCTCGAAACCGACCGTCTCATCCTGCGTGGCGCCCGGCTCGATGATCTCGATGCCGTGACGGCGCTATGGGCGCTGCCTGAAATGGTGCGCTACCTTGGTGGCGTGCCGCAGTCGCGCGAGCAGTCCTGGGTGCGGCTTCTGCGCCATATCGGTATGTGGGATGTCATGAAGTTCGGGTTCTGGACTGTCACCGAGAAAATCTCCGGCCAGTTCATCGGGCAAGCCGGATTCCACGAGATGCGACGCGCCCTCACACCCAGCATCGAAAATACAATGGAAACCGGCTGGGGTTTGCATCCGGATTTTCAAGGTCGCGGCTATGCCAGCGAGGCGCTACGGGCGATGTTGTCCTGGGCGGTGGAAAACCATCCGGACAAGAAGGACACCTGCATCATCAAACCGGAGAACGCGGCGTCTATACGTCTTGCCGAGCGGCACGGATTCCGGGAGTTCGCGCGCTCGCCCTATCTGGAGGGCGAGGTCATTATCTTTCACAGGCAGTAGTGGCGTACCCCTGCCCTTTATAAGTCTGTAGCGATAGCTTAGCTAGGCGCGACATCATATTGTTTTTAAATAGCAAAATAAATACGCATTGGTAATTTCAGCTTCATGAAATACGCCGCGACCCTGTGCCCCCTGGTGTGTTATTCTGTCGCCTTCGGAAAAGGAGTGTGCGCCATGAAATCGCCTGCCGCCGTTTTCCTTTGCGTCTGCTTGTCCCTGATCCCGTTTGCCGCGCGGGCCGAAGAGCCGGTCGATACTGCGCAAGGCATCATCCAGAGTCAGATCGAAGCCTTCCTAAACGACGATGCGAAGACCGCCTATTCCTTCGCCTCTCCCACCATTCGTGGAAAATTCCAGAGCGAGTCTGCCTTCTTCGACATGGTCAAGAAGGGCTATGCGCCGGTCTACCGGCCGGGCAATTTCGCCTTCGGACGCTCCAAGGTCGAGGGGGACATGGTGGTGCAGGAGGTGCTGATCTCCGGGCCTGATGGCAAGGACTGGACGGCGCTCTACCAGCTCGTTAAGCAGCCGGACGGCAGCTACAAGATCAACGGCGTGCACATGGTGCGCGCCGCGCCGGGACCGGAAATCTGAGCCGGCCCGTCAGAGGGGCGCCAGATCGCCCCTCGCCCATTCCTCCTGTGTCTCGGCCATGAAGTCGGCGAAGCGGCCTTCCTCGATCGCCTTGCGGATGCCGGCCATCAGGTCCTGGTAATAGGCGAGATTGTTCCAGGTCAGCAGCATGCCGCCGAGGGATTCGTTGGCGCGGATGAGATGGTGCAGGTAGGCGCGCGAATAATCGCGCGCGGCCGGGCAGTTCGATTCCTCGTCCAGCGGGCGCATGTCTTCCGCGTGGCGGGCGTTGCGCAGGTTGATGCGGCCGCGGCGGGTGAAGGCAAGGCCATGGCGGCCCGAGCGGGTCGGCATCACGCAGTCGAACATGTCGATGCCGCGTGCGACGGATTTCAGCATGTCATCGGGCGTGCCGACACCCATCAGGTAGCGCGGCTTTTCCGAGGGCATATGGGCGATGGTCGTGTCGATCATGTCGAGCATGACCTCCTGCGGCTCGCCCACCGCAAGGCCGCCGATGGCGTAGCCCTTGAGGTTGAGGCCGGCGAGCGCCTGCGCGGATCGCTCGCGCAGATGCGGGATATCGCCGCCCTGCACGATGCCGAACATCGCCTTGCCCGGCTGGTCGCCGAAGGCCACCTTGCAGCGCTCGGCCCAGCGCAGCGACATTTCCATGGCACGCTCGATTTCCTTTGGCGATGCCGGCAGCGCCACACATTCGTCGAGCTGCATCTGGATGTCGCTGTCGAGCAGGCCCTGGATCTCGATCGAGCGTTCCGGCGACATGTGGTGCAGCGCGCCGTCGACGTGGCTCTTGAAGGTGACACCCTGCTCGTCGAGCTTGCGCAGGCCGGAGAGCGACATGACCTGGAAGCCGCCGCTGTCGGTGAGGATCGGGTGCGGCCAGCGGATCAGCTCGTGCAGGCCGCCGAGGCGCGCGACACGCTCCGGGCCGGGACGCAGCATCAGGTGGTAGGTGTTGCCGAGGATGATGTCGGCGCCGAGTTCGCGCACCTGGTCGAGATACATCGCCTTGACCGTGCCCACCGTGCCGACGGGCATGAAGGCCGGCGTACGGATCGTGCCGCGCGGCATGGAGACCTCGCCGCGCCGTGCCTTGCCATCGGTGGCGATGAGTTTGAACTGGAAGGTTTCGGTCATCGGTCGTCCCGGAAAAGCAGGCTGGAGTCGCCGTAGGAATAGAAGCGGTAGCCGGTCGCGATGGCATGGGCATAGGCGCCGCGCATCGTCTCCAGCCCTGAGAAGGCCGAGACGAGCATGAACAGCGTCGACTTCGGCAGGTGGAAATTGGTCATCAGCATGTCGGCCGTGCGGAAGCGGTAGCCGGGCGTGATGAAGATACCCGTCGCGCCGGACCACGGCTTGATCGTCCCGTCTTCTGCGGCCGCGCTTTCCAGCAGCCGCAGCGAGGTCGTGCCGACCGAGATGATGCGCCCGCCCCTCGCCCGCACGGCATTGAGCGCGGCGGCCGTCTCCTGCGAGACGTAACCGATCTCCTCGTGCATGACGTGGTCCGTCGTGTCGTCCGCCTTGACCGGCAGGAATGTGCCGGCGCCGACATGCAGCGTCACGAAATGCCGCTCGACGCCGAGCGCATCGAGCTTTTCAAAGAGTGCGTCGGTGAAATGCAGGCCGGCCGTCGGGGCCGCGACGGCGCCCTCCTCGCGGGCATAGATCGTCTGGTAGTCACGCCGGTCGGCCTCGTCGTCCTCACGCTTGGAGGCGATGTAGGGCGGCAGCGGAATATGGCCGACGGTGGCGATGGCGCGGTCGAGTTCCGGCCCGGAGGCGTTAAAGTGCAGGGTGACCTCGCCGCCCTCGCCCTTCTCCTCAATGATCGCCGACAGACTGTCGCCAAAGGCGATGCGATCGCCGAGCTTGATCCGTTTTCCCGGCTTGGCGAAAGCCTTCCAGCGGTCGCCGGCAATGCGCATATGCAGCGTCGCGGAAACCTTCTGGCCGCCGGCGCCTTCGCGGTGGCGAATGCCCTCCAGCTGGGCGGGAATGACGCGCGTATCGTTGAAGACCAGCGCATCGCCCGCGCGCAGCAGCGACGGTAGATCGCCGACGGCGCGGTCCTCGTAGGGCTTATCGGCGCCCGGCTGCACGACGAGCAGCTTCGCCGCCTCGCGCGGCGTCACCGGGCGCAACGCGATGTTTTCTTCCGGCAGATCGAAATCGAAAAGGTCGACACGCATGGCTGACCTCAGAGGAAGCGGATCATGAGGGCGCCGGCAACGAGCAGCAGGGCGCCGCCAATGCGGCCGACGGAGATTTCACGAACCGCCATGCCGAGGAAGCCGATGCGATCGAGCAGGATGCCGGCAAGAAGCTGGCCGGAGACGGCAAAGGCCATGACGGCGGCAGCCCCGATGCGCGGCGTCAGGAAGATGGCGGTCGTGACATAGACCGTGCCCAGCGCGCCGCCGGCGATGTAGAGCCAGAGGTCGGGGCCGCGCCAGTCGGGCGAGCGGCCCTCGAACGAAGCGGTGGCAACGACGACGAGCGCCAGGATGATCGCACCCGACAGGAAAGAGACGCAGGCGGCAGCCACCGGCATGCTGAGCCCGCGGCCGAGCAGCGCATTGATCGGAGCCTGAATTGCGATGCACGCGCCGGCCGCAATGCCGAGCAGCGCCCAGAGGAAAGCAGCCATATCGACGTCTCTTGAAAAAGGGCAAAGAAAAACCGCGCCCGCCGGGGCGAGCGCGGTCGAAATCGAGGGTTTTCTATCAGGCCGCTACGTCTGCGGCAACCTTCATCGAGACGATGGTGTCGGGATCGCGCACCGGCTCGCCGCGCTTGATCTTGTCGATGTTTTCCATGCCTTCGATGACCTGGCCCCAGACGGAATACTGCTTGTTGAGCCAGGGGGAATCCGTGAAGCAGATGAAGAACTGCGAATTGGCGGAATTCGGCATCTGGCTGCGGGCCATGGAACACGTGCCGCGCACATGGCTCATGTTGGAGAATTCGGCCTTCAGGTCCGGCTTTTCGGAGCCGCCCATGCCGGCGCGGGCCGGGTTGAAGTCCTTGCCGCCGGTCTTGCCGTACTGCACGTCGCCGGTCTGGGCCATGAAGTCTTCGATCACGCGATGGAAGACGACGCCGTCATAGGCGCCTTCGCGCGTCAGTTCCTTGATGCGCGCTACGTGCCCGGGCGCAAGATCCGGAAGAAGCTGGATGACCACCTTCCCCTTCGTGGTCTCCATGATGATGGTGTTTTCCGGATCCTTGATCTCGGCCATGGTCTTTCTCCTTCTAAAGCCTGCCCCGCAAATGGGTCGCGATTGCGCGATTGCAACAGGCGGAAAATCAAAATATGAGGCTTACTTGCCGACGGTGACCTTGACCATGCGGTCCGGATCGGTGACCGAGCCGTTGTTGGCGTCGTCGCCGCGCTTGATCTTGTCGACATTCTCCATGCCGGAGACGACCTTGCCGACGACCGTGTACTGGCCGTTCAGGAAGTCGCCCGGGGCGAACATGATGAAGAACTGCGAATTGGCGGAATTCGGGTCCTGCGCGCGCGCCATGCCGACCGTACCGCGCTCGAAGGGCACGTCGGAGAATTCGGCCGGAAGGTCCGGCTGGCTGGAGCCGCCCGTGCCGGCAGCCTGCGCCTGATAGCCGTCCGCCATGTCGCCATACTGCACGTCGCCGGTCTGGGCCATGAAGCCCTCGATCACGCGGTGGAAGGCGACATTGTCATATTCGCCGGCGGCGGCGAGCGCCTTGATGCGTTCGGCGTGCTTGGGCGCCTTGTCGTTCAGCTCGATGACGACAGGGCCGTCCTTCAGCTGGATCGTGATGAAATCGGCGGCCTGGGCCATGGCGGTGCCCGCGAGGAACAGGGCGCCTGCGAAGGCGAGACGGAGGATGTTCATGATAGCTCCCTTGAGGGGTTCAGGATGATTGCGCTCAGCCCTTCTTGCGGGCCTTGAGGGCCGTAAAGACGGGCGCCGGAACGAAGGCACTGACATCGCCGCCCATCGCCGCGATCTGGCGGACCAATGTGGCGGTAATGGGCCGAGAGAGGGCGCCCGCCGGCAGGAAGACGGTCTGCACGTCCTCCGCCATCTGGCGGTTCATGCCGGCCATCTGCATTTCGTAGTCCATATCCGTGCCGTCGCGCAGGCCCCGGATGAGGAGCTTGGCCTTGTGGGCACGGGCGGCATCGACGACCAGGTTGGAGAAGGAGACGACGCTGACATCCCCTGCCCGCTCCGGCAGCACTTCGGCGATCGAAAGACGGATGAGCTCGGCGCGTTCCTCGAAGGAAAAGAGCGGTGTCTTGCCGGGGTGGATGCCGATGGCGACGATGACCTTGGGCGCCACGTTCAGCGCCTGGACCAGCACGTCGATATGGCCGTTGGTAATCGGATCGAAAGAGCCAGGGTAGAAGGCGACTGTCATCGGCGGGGTCCCGTTTGCCGCCTTTTGTCACGGACCGTGCCGTTTCGCAAGGGTGCGGCCCGTCGCATCCCGAACTGTCCCCTGTGAAGAACATGAACTGTGCGTGAATGGGCCGTTCAAGACGATTTCAGGCAAGCCATGTCTAAATGGCGGCATAGGGGTCGGGAACAAAGGTCGCAGTCGCGCATTCTCCTGACCGAACACAGTGGAACCAGTAATGCGTTTCCTTAGGCTTGAAGGAACACAAAAATGGCACTCGCTCTACTCTGCATGACCATGTTCATCGCGCTCACCGCTGCAACGATCCATGCTTTGCGCGAAGAGGATCGGCCGGCTACGCCCCGGGTCGCCGCACGCGGCAAGTGGCTGCGTTGATCGGGTAAAGTAGGATGGCCGCACTCACGATCCTATTCACAGTCTTCATCAGCGCCGTGTTCACCTTCGACTTTGCGCGCACGATCCTGGAACTCAAACGGGACCGCGCGGAACTGAAGGCGGCAAGACTGAAAACAGAAGCAGGCGGCTTCGGCGTCTAAGAACGCCTCCCTGCAACGCCATGCGCCGTAAGGCGCAAAGGATGATGCAGCACGTATGCCGCCGTCAAAGCGGGCAGCCTTCCCTCCGGGTTGCCCGCGTCAAATGAAAAGCCGGACGGTCGTTCCCTGCCCGTCCGGCTTTTCCATGTCTAGAATGGCCCGAGGCGTTTATTCCTCGGTAGGCGTCGCTTCCGCGGCGTCGATATCGTCCTCGATCATCTCCGCATCGTCCTCGCCTTCCGGCTCGCTGATGCGCTCGACCGAAACCACCTTCTCATCCTTGGCAGTGGAGAAGATCGTCACGCCCTTGGTCGCGCGGCTGGCGATGCGGATGCCGTCCACCGGCACGCGGATCAACTGGCCGCCGTCGGAGACGAGCATGAGCTGGTCCTTGTCCTCAACCGGGAATGCGGCGACCACTTCGCCGATCTCGTTCGTCTTGGACGTGTCGGTAGCGCGGATGCCCTTGCCGCCGCGGCCCGAGGTGCGGAAGTCGTAGGAGGACGACCGCTTGCCGAAGCCCTTCTGCGAAACCGTCAGCACGAACTGCTCGCGCGCCTTGAGCTCCTGGTAGCGCTCTTCCGTGAGGTCGCCGATCTCGCCTACCTCTTCGCCGACCAGCGCGATATCCTCCTCGTCGACGCCGCTGGCGCGGCGCTCGGCGGCGGAACGCTTAAGGTAGGCCGCGCGCTCCCATGGCTCGGCATCGACATGGCTGACGATGGTCATCGAGATGATGCGGTCGCCCTTGCCGAGCGAGATGCCGCGCACGCCGACCGAATTGCGGCCGGCAAAGACGCGAACGTCATCGACCGAGAAGCGGATGCACTGGCCGAGCGCGGTCGTCAGCAGCACGTCGTCGCTCTCCGTGCAGGTCTCGACGTTGAGGATCTCATCGCCGTCTTCCTCCAGCTTCATCGCGATCTTGCCGTTGCGGTTGACCTGGACGAAGTCGGACAGCTTGTTGCGGCGAACCGTGCCGCGGGTCGTCGAGAACATGACGTCGAGGTTTTCCCACGTCGTCTCGTCCTCGGGCAGCGGCATGATCGTCGTTATGCGCTCGCCGGGTTCCAGCGGCAGCATGTTGATGAGCGCCTTGCCCTTCGACTGCGGCGTGCCGATCGGCAGGCGCCAGACCTTCTCCTTGTAGACGATGCCGCGCGAGGAGAAGAACAGGACCGGCGTATGCGTGTTGGCGACGAAGAGGCGGGTCGCAAAATCCTCGTCCTTCATGGCCATGCCGGAGCGGCCCTTGCCGCCGCGGCGCTGCGCGCGGTAGGTGGCGAGCGGCACGCGCTTGACGTAGCCGGCATGCGACACGGTCACCACCATGTCTTCGCGGGCGATCAGGTCCTCGTCGTCCATGTCGGGACCGCCCTCGGCGATCTCGGTGCGGCGCGGCGTGCCGAATTCGTCCCTGATGGCGGCGAGTTCGTCCTTGACGATCGTCATGATGCGCAGGCGCGAGGAGAGGATGTCGAGATAGTCCTTGATCTCCTCACCGATCTTGTTGAGTTCCTCGTCGATCTCGTCACGGCCGAGCGCGGTAAGGCGCGCCAGACGCAGCTCGAGGATGGCGCGGGCCTGCTCCTCGGAGAGATTGTAGGTGAGGTCCTCGTTGATGCGATGGCGCGGATCGTCGATGAGACGGATCAGCACATCGACGTCCTTGGCCGGCCAGCGGCGCTCCATCAACTGCTCGCGCGCCGTCTGCGGATCGGGCGCGCGGCGGATGAGGCTGATTACCTCGTCGATATTGGCAACCGCGATGGCAAGGCCCACCAGGACATGGGCGCGGTCGCGCGCCTTGCGCAGCAGGTATTTCGTGCGGCGGCTGACGACCTCTTCGCGGAAGGCGACGAAGGCGCGAAGCATGTCGAGCAGCGTCATCTGCTCCGGCTTGCCGCCGTTCAGCGCCACCATGTTGCAGCCGAAGGAGGTCTGCAGCGGCGTGTAGCGGTAGAGCTGGTTGAGGATGACCTCGGCATTGGCATCGCGCTTCAGCTCGATGACGACGCGGTAGCCGTCGCGGTCGGATTCGTCGCGAAGGTCGGAAATGCCCTCGATGCGCTTGTCGCGCACGAGTTCCGCCATCTTCTCGATCATCGACGCCTTGTTCACCTGGAAGGGAATCTCGGTGACGATGATCTGCTCGCGGTCCCCGCGCATCGGCTCGATCGTGGCGCGGCCACGCATGACGACGGAGCCTCGGCCGGTCTCGTAGGCCTGACGGATGCCGGCGCGGCCGAGGATCAGCGCGCCGGTCGGGAAGTCAGGCCCCGGAATGTGCTGCATCAGGTCGAGCAGATCGATCGCCGGATTGTCGATCAGCGCGATACAGCCGTTGATGACTTCGGAAAGGTTGTGCGGCGGAATGTTGGTCGCCATGCCGACCGCGATGCCGCCCGCCCCGTTGACCAGGAGGTTCGGGAACTTGGCCGGGACGACGACGGGCTCGCTCATCGTGCCGTCGTAGTTGTCACGGAAGTTGACCGTTTCCTTGTCGAGGTCGTCGAGCAGGGAATGGGCGGCCTTTTCTAGGCGGCATTCCGTGTAGCGCTGGGCCGCCGGCGGATCGCCGTCGACGGAGCCGAAGTTGCCCTGGCCGTCGATCAGCGGCAGGCGGAGCGACCAGTCCTGCGCCATGCGCGCCAGCGCGTCGTAGATCGCGCTGTCGCCGTGCGGATGGTATTTACCCATCACATCACCGGTGACGCGGGCCGACTTCACGTATTTCTTGTTCCAGTCGACCCCCATCTCGCTCATCGAGTAGAGGATGCGCCGGTGCACGGGCTTGAGGCCGTCGCGCACATCGGGCAGCGCGCGGGACACGATCACGCTCATGGCGTAATCGAGATAGGACCGCTGCATTTCCTCGATGATGGAGATCGGCTCAATGCCGGGAGGGTTCTTGCCGCCGGGTGTCGATTGTTCTGTCAATTTCGGTCACGATCGTTGTTCAGAATCAGATGCAATTTTATAGCCTACCGATGCTCCAAGCGCCAATTTCGCCAGGGGTTTTGAACAGGCTTTTCCTGTAAATCCGCCAATTTGCGCATTTTCATGGTCTTGCCGGCAGGACTTTGTCACCGCCCTTCCCTTGCGGCTCGCCCTCGCCTAACAATGCGGGCACAAGGCCATCGCAAACGGCCGCGCAACGGCGAGGGGAAACGCCTTCCATGCTGAACATCGATCTCGTGGTCAATGCGATCACGACCCTGCTCGTGACCATCGACCCGCCCGGCCTCGCCCCGATCTTCCTGGGGCTCACCGTGGGCATGACACGCCCGCAGCGCAAGCAGGTGGCGCTGCGCGGCTGCATCATCGCCTTCTGCATCCTCGCCGTCTTCGCGGTGACGGGTTCCGGCGTCCTCTCGCTGCTCGGCATCTCCATCGGCGCCTTCCGCATTGCCGGCGGCCTGCTCCTGTTCTGGATCGCCTTCGAGATGATCTTCGAGCGCCGCAACGAGCGCAAGGAGAAGACCAGCGAGGTGGCGATCACCCGCGACCACATCCACAACATCGCCGTCTTCCCGCTCGCCCTGCCGCTGATCGCCGGCCCCGGCGCGATCTCCGCGACGATCCTCACCTCCGGCTCCTTCCCTTCCGCGCTCGAACGCGGCGTCCTCATCGGCGTCCTGGCGCTCTGCATCGGCATCCTGTTCCTGTCGCTGGTCATCGCCGAGCGCATCGACCGTTTCCTCGGCAATACCGGCCGTGCCATCCTCACGCGCCTGCTCGGCGTCATCCTCGCGGCGCTGGCGGTGCAGTTCGTGGTCGACGGCGTGAAATCCGCCTTCGCTCTCTGAGCGGGCGGAGAATGGTCGCGCACGCCGGTTGCTAGTGCCGCCGTGCTTTCCATTCGCGTGCCAGAATGGCGTAGATATATTCGTCGCCCCAGGTGCCGTTGAAGCGGTCGTTTTCGACCAGATGAGCCTCGCGCCGCAAGCCGAGGCGTTCGACGACCCCGACCGAACCCTTGTTCCCGGTATCCAGCCGCGCGAAGATGCGATGAAAGCCGAAGGCGGAGAAGCCCAGGTCGATCATCGCGGCAACGGCTTCCGTCGCATAGCCCTGGCCGGCATGGACGGGGTTGAAGATATAGCCGACTTCGCCCTGCAGCGCGTCCTTGCTCTCCAGTTTCAGCAGCACCTCGCCGAGCAGCATGTCATCGCCCTTGCGCGTGACGGCCAGCTTGAACACATCGCCATCCTGTTCGAACTCAGCGTTCAGCAGCCTCGCGAACCGCTCTTCCAGCGCCGTTGCCTCCGGCGGGTCGGCATAGAGGTAACGATAGACGTCCTGCCGGGAATGGTAGGAAGCGAAGGCGGAAAAGTCGCCGGGGGCAAATTTCCGAAGCACGAGCCGTTCGGTCGTGATGGGCAAGTCTGGAAAAGCGATCATGCCGGCTGATCTAGGTGGCCATGGCAACGCATGCAAGGGAACGGCCTGTCGCCACCGCGGAACATGTTCAAGGGTTGTCGGCGAACCATTTGACGATGGCCGGCATGTTCTCCTCGAAGCCGCCGGGCAGGAAAACGTTGAGCAGACCGACCCGCGCGTCCGAGCGGTTCTCGAAGTCGTGCAGCACGGTCGCCGGAATGCGCACGAAGCTGCCGGCAGGGGCCTCCAGCCATTCCTCGCCAGCAAGGATACTGGCGGTGCCCGCAATCACATAGAAGAGTTCGACATTCGCCGCGTGGGAATGGGCGCCGGGCCCGGTCGTATGCGGCTCCAGCCACCATTCGGAAACGCTGTAGGCGTCAGCGGTTTCCCCGTGATCCGCCTTGAAGACCGCGTGCATGCGCCCGAGCGGATAGGCCCGCCCTTCGCCAGGCCGCAGGAAAAGCACGTCCGCAGCCGTCTTCTCGTCCCTCATGACACGCCCTCCTCCGGCGCTGCCCGTCATGAGCACCAAAGAAAAAGACCGGCGCGCGGGCCGGTCTTTCTTTCGTATCCTCAGAACGGGATGTCGTCGTCCATGTCGCGCGACAGCGAGCCGCCCGAGCGGCTTGCACCGCCGCTGCTGCCGCTGCCCGAGGACGGACGCGAGCCGTAATCGTCGTAGCTCGGCGCACCGCCGCCGAAATCGCTGCCGCCACGGCGATCGCCGCCGCCTTCACCACGGCCGTCCAGCATGGTCAGCGTCGAGCCGAAGCCCTGCAGCACGACTTCCGTCGAATAGCGGTCGTTGCCGGTCTGGTCCTGCCATTTGCGGGTCTGTAGTGCGCCCTCGATATAGAGCTTGGCGCCCTTCTTCACATATTGCTCGACGACCTTGCACAGGCCCTCGTTGAAGACGACGACATTGTGCCATTCCGTCTTCTCGCGGCGCTCGCCGCTGTTGCGGTCGCGCCAGGTCTCGGAGGTAGCGATGCGCAGGTTGGCGATCGGCCGACCGTCCTGCGTGCGCCGGATTTCCGGGTCCGCCCCGACATTGCCGATCAAGATCACCTTGTTGACGCTTCCAGCCATACCCTTGCTTCCCGTTGTCGCGCGGGCGACGGTGCCCGACATCATTTCACTATACGAATGCGGCATCTTATAAGCTGCCGTTGTCAGGCGCCGCCCCGCGCAAGTGGTAATCCACAGATCAATTGCAAATTTTGTTCTTTTTTTGTTCTAATAATTCCCTACACTCTTGTCAACCGAATCGGAAACGGGCACGGAATCCTCTGACGACGCATGGACAGGCTCGAACCTGTTCCTACATAGGGGGGCCAACCCTATTTAGGATGCGCAACGACTTCTGACGCTGGATATCATGAGCGAACTCAAGACTATTTCCATTCGCGGCGCACGCGAGCACAATCTCAAGGGCATCGACCTCGACCTGCCCCGCAACAAGCTGATCGTGATGACCGGGCTTTCGGGCTCCGGCAAATCGTCGCTTGCCTTCGACACCATCTATGCCGAGGGCCAGCGTCGCTATGTCGAAAGCCTTTCGGCCTATGCGCGCCAGTTCCTCGAAATGATGCAAAAGCCTGACGTCGACCAGATCGACGGCCTGTCGCCCGCCATTTCGATCGAGCAGAAGACGACCTCGAAGAACCCGCGCTCGACCGTCGGCACGGTCACCGAGATCTACGACTACATGCGCCTGCTCTTCGCCCGCGTCGGCGTTCCCTATTCGCCGGCAACCGGCCTGCCGATCGAGAGCCAGACGGTCAGCCAGATGGTCGACCGGGTGCTGGAATTCGGCGAAGGCACGCGCCTTTACATTCTCGCGCCGATCGTGCGCGGCCGCAAGGGCGAGTACCGCAAGGAACTCGCCGAGCTGATGAAGAAGGGCTTCCAGCGCGTCAAGGTCGACGGCCAATTCTACGAGATCGCCGACGTGCCGGCGCTCGACAAGAAGTACAAGCACGATATCGACGTAGTGGTCGACCGCGTCGTCGTGCGCGCCGATCTCGCCTCGCGTCTGGCGGACAGTCTTGAAACCTGCCTCAAGCTCGCCGAGGGCCTGGCGATCGCGGAATTCGCCGACAAGCCGCTCCCGCCGGAGGAAACCGCGGCCGGCGGCTCGGCCAACAAATCGCTGAACGAGACGCACGAGCGCGTGCTGTTTTCCGAAAAGTTCGCCTGCCCGGTCTCCGGCTTCACCATCCCGGAAATCGAGCCGCGGCTCTTCTCGTTCAACAATCCCTTCGGCGCCTGCCCGACCTGCGACGGCCTCGGCAGCCAGCAGAAGATCGACCCGGACCTGATCGTGCCCGAAAGCGAGCGCACGCTGCGCGACGGCGCCATTGCGCCCTGGGCGAAATCTTCCTCGCCCTACTACAACCAGACGCTAGAAGCCCTCGGCGCCGCCTACGGCTTCAAGCTCTCCAGCCGCTGGTCGGAGCTGTCCGAGGAGGCACAAGGCGCCATCCTGCACGGTACGAAGGAAAAGATCGAATTCAACTATAAGGACGGCGCCCGCTCCTACAAGACGGTCAAGACCTTCGAGGGCATCGTGCCGAACCTGGAGCGCCGCTGGAAGGAGACCGACAGCGCCTGGTCGCGCGAGGAGATCGAGCGCTACATGTCGGCCGCCCCCTGCCCGGCCTGCGACGGCTATCGCCTGAAGCCCGAAGCGCTGGCGGTGAAGATCAACAAGCTGCATATCGGCGAGGTCACGCAGATGTCGATCCGCGTGGCGCGCGACTGGTTCGACGTCCTGCCGGAAAAGCTCAACACCAAGCAGAACGAGATCGCCGTCCGCATCCTCAAGGAGATTCGCGAGCGCCTGCGCTTTCTCAACGATGTCGGCCTGGAATATCTCTCGCTCTCGCGCAATTCCGGCACGCTGTCGGGCGGCGAGAGCCAGCGCATCCGCCTCGCCTCGCAGATCGGTTCCGGCCTGACGGGTGTGCTCTACGTGCTGGACGAGCCCTCCATCGGCCTGCACCAGCGCGACAATGCGCGCCTGCTCGACACGCTGCGGCACCTGCGCGACATCGGCAACACGGTGATCGTCGTCGAGCATGACGAGGACGCGATCCTGACGGCGGACTACGTGGTCGATATCGGCCCGGCCGCCGGCATCCATGGCGGCGAGGTCATCGCGCAGGGCACGCCCGGCGAAGTCATCGCCAATCCGGCATCGCTTACCGGCAAGTACCTGTCCGGCGAGCTTTCCGTCGCCATTCCCGGCGAGCGCCGCAAGCCGAAGAAGAAAAAGGAAATCAAGGTCGTCGGGGCGAAAGCTAACAATCTGAAGAATGTCACCGCCTCCATACCGCTCGGCGTCTTCACAGCGGTGACGGGC
It includes:
- the uvrA gene encoding excinuclease ABC subunit UvrA; this translates as MSELKTISIRGAREHNLKGIDLDLPRNKLIVMTGLSGSGKSSLAFDTIYAEGQRRYVESLSAYARQFLEMMQKPDVDQIDGLSPAISIEQKTTSKNPRSTVGTVTEIYDYMRLLFARVGVPYSPATGLPIESQTVSQMVDRVLEFGEGTRLYILAPIVRGRKGEYRKELAELMKKGFQRVKVDGQFYEIADVPALDKKYKHDIDVVVDRVVVRADLASRLADSLETCLKLAEGLAIAEFADKPLPPEETAAGGSANKSLNETHERVLFSEKFACPVSGFTIPEIEPRLFSFNNPFGACPTCDGLGSQQKIDPDLIVPESERTLRDGAIAPWAKSSSPYYNQTLEALGAAYGFKLSSRWSELSEEAQGAILHGTKEKIEFNYKDGARSYKTVKTFEGIVPNLERRWKETDSAWSREEIERYMSAAPCPACDGYRLKPEALAVKINKLHIGEVTQMSIRVARDWFDVLPEKLNTKQNEIAVRILKEIRERLRFLNDVGLEYLSLSRNSGTLSGGESQRIRLASQIGSGLTGVLYVLDEPSIGLHQRDNARLLDTLRHLRDIGNTVIVVEHDEDAILTADYVVDIGPAAGIHGGEVIAQGTPGEVIANPASLTGKYLSGELSVAIPGERRKPKKKKEIKVVGAKANNLKNVTASIPLGVFTAVTGVSGGGKSTFLIETLYKSAARRIMGAREIPAEHERIDGFEYIDKVIDIDQSPIGRTPRSNPATYTGAFTPIRDWFAGLPEAKARGYQPGRFSFNVKGGRCEACQGDGVIKIEMHFLPDVYVTCDVCHGKRYNRETLDVTFKGKSIADVLDMTVEEGVEFFAAVPAVRDKLVTLNQVGLGYIKVGQQANTLSGGEAQRVKLAKELSKRSTGRTLYILDEPTTGLHFHDVAKLLEVLHELVNQGNSVVVIEHNLEVIKTADWIIDFGPEGGDGGGEVIAEGTPEDVVKVERSYTGHFLKELLERRPMKRAAAE